In the Dolichospermum flos-aquae CCAP 1403/13F genome, TTAAACATGGATTTGTGAGAATTTTTTCTGGAAAATAAGAAGGAAAGGTGAAGATTCATCAATAAAAATTTATGACTATCATGCCGATTTTATGATCTACCCAACCACAAGTTATAATCATCAAATGCAAGCAATTATTCAAGAAATTGTGTGGCAGAAAAAACTAGAAGTTGCACAAATACAAAAAGATATGTCTTGGGCTTCCTTGCAACGTCAGTTAACTGCTGCTCCTACTGTCCGGGACTTTTTTACGGCTTTGCAGTTGAGTATTTATAAACCTAGTTTAATTGCAGAAGTGAAAAAAGCAACACTTTATCATAGTGTAATTAGACCAGATTTTGATCCAGTTACTATTGCTCAGGCTTATAAAAAAGGAGGAGCATCTTGTGTATCTGTTGTCACTGATCAAAAGTTTTTTCATGGTGGGTTTGATCATCTTCGTGCTATCAGATATCGCGTAGGAATACCTCTACTTTGCAAAGATTTTATCATTGATCCTTGCCAAATTTATTTAGCCCGTTCCGCTGGTGCAGATGCAATATTATTAATTGCTGCTATTCTGACAGATAAGCAATTACAAAACTTCTTACGAGTGATTCACTACTTAGGGATGAATGCTGTCATCCAAGTTCATAACTTAAATGATTTGGATAGGGTTCTCGCATTAGAAGATGTCAGGATAGTTTCCATTGATAACCAGAGTTTAAGTGATTTTAATACCAATATTAACACTACTCAGGAATTATTGGCAGCTAGGCGATCGCAACTTCAAAACCTAGGAATTTTAGTCATCAGTGAATCAGGTATAGAAACCCCCGATGATTTATCATTTGTTGCTGAAATTGGTGTACAAACAGTGATCATCGGAGAATCTTTGCTTAAAGAAAATGATTTAGAAGTAGCTGTCAGAAATTTACTCCAATCCAAATTTCCTATTCATTATTAAGAAGAATTAAGGATTGGCTAGTAATTGATAATTACGAATTTCTCATAACAAAGGTTTCCACCAATCATGATTATTCAGATACCATTCTACAGTTAAACGTAACCCTTCATTAATTGTCACGGATGGAGTCCAACCAAATTCTGTTTTTAGCTTATTGGCATTAATAGCATATCTTCGATCATGTCCAGGTCTATCCTTCACAAAAGTAATTAATTTTTCCGCTGGATATACTGGTAAATCTGGTGCTAATTCATTCATGATTTCACATAAACTTTGTACCAGACTGATATTTTCAACTTCGTTATTACCACCAATATTATAATTTTCTCCTGGTTTTCCTTGATGGATTACCACATCTAAAGCCCGACAGTGATCAACTACATATAACCAATCTCGAACATTTTTTCCATCACCATAAATAGGTAATTCTTTACCAGTTAAAATGTTAATACACATCAAAGGAATTAGCTTTTCGGGAAATTGAAAAGCACCATAATTATTAGAGCAATTAGTGATAATTGTCGGTAATTTATAAGTATGATAATAAGCCCGAACTAAATGATCACTCCCAGCTTTTGAGGCTGAATAAGGACTATTGGGACTATAAGCTGTAGTTTCTGAAAACGCTGGTTCATCTGCAGTGAGACTACCATAAACTTCATCTGTAGAAACATGAAGAAATAGGTAATTATCAGGTTGTGTTTTTGCTTCCCAATGTTGACGAAAAGCTTCTAAAAGAGTAAAAGTTCCTACTACATTAGTTTGGACAAATGCAGCAGGTCCAGTAATTGACCGATCAACGTGAGATTCGGCGGCAAAATGGGCTATAGTATCTATATTTTCTGCTAAGAGTAATTTATCAACTAAAGAGCGATCGCATATATCCCCTTGGACAAACCGGAAATTCTCTCTTTCTGCAACTGATGCTAAATTATGGCGATTTCCAGCATAGGTAAGAGCATCCAATACCACTAATTTATCATTTGGATAAGCTTGACACCAATGATGGACAAAATTCGCTCCAATAAACCCAGCTCCCCCTGTCACCAATAATCGTCTATTCATGAGATTCCTTAATTACTTTGTAAATATTTCTTTTTAATTTTACCAAAAATTCTCTGTATAAACAATTTTGCTAACCGAATTTTTGTCAAATTGGCAATTGGATTTGAGTAATTATTTTCATGAGTAAAGAAATCATTAATTTCTGTTAAAATTACCCGCAAGCGTTGGATAATATTCTCAGTTCTATACTCTGCTAATACATTTTCAGATAAAGTCAATGATGTAGAAGATGCTAAAACTTTCAAAATTCTATCTACGT is a window encoding:
- a CDS encoding indole-3-glycerol phosphate synthase TrpC; translation: MRRKGEDSSIKIYDYHADFMIYPTTSYNHQMQAIIQEIVWQKKLEVAQIQKDMSWASLQRQLTAAPTVRDFFTALQLSIYKPSLIAEVKKATLYHSVIRPDFDPVTIAQAYKKGGASCVSVVTDQKFFHGGFDHLRAIRYRVGIPLLCKDFIIDPCQIYLARSAGADAILLIAAILTDKQLQNFLRVIHYLGMNAVIQVHNLNDLDRVLALEDVRIVSIDNQSLSDFNTNINTTQELLAARRSQLQNLGILVISESGIETPDDLSFVAEIGVQTVIIGESLLKENDLEVAVRNLLQSKFPIHY
- the rfbB gene encoding dTDP-glucose 4,6-dehydratase; its protein translation is MNRRLLVTGGAGFIGANFVHHWCQAYPNDKLVVLDALTYAGNRHNLASVAERENFRFVQGDICDRSLVDKLLLAENIDTIAHFAAESHVDRSITGPAAFVQTNVVGTFTLLEAFRQHWEAKTQPDNYLFLHVSTDEVYGSLTADEPAFSETTAYSPNSPYSASKAGSDHLVRAYYHTYKLPTIITNCSNNYGAFQFPEKLIPLMCINILTGKELPIYGDGKNVRDWLYVVDHCRALDVVIHQGKPGENYNIGGNNEVENISLVQSLCEIMNELAPDLPVYPAEKLITFVKDRPGHDRRYAINANKLKTEFGWTPSVTINEGLRLTVEWYLNNHDWWKPLL